A stretch of DNA from Lotus japonicus ecotype B-129 chromosome 4, LjGifu_v1.2:
CGAGAAGGTGGAGTCCATGAAGATTGGGGTTCGAAGGAAAGAGGGtttggtttgaaagagtggattTCGATGGAAGAAGCATCGGAATCGAAGTCGAAGGAAGCGAGAACTGCGAAGCGATCGAATGCTGAAACCAGAGGAAGCCAACGAACTGCGTCGATGTATTTGTATTGTGGGAATCTGTGGATTCTTGAGGTTTCTGAATTTGCCGTCACTGCCATTGCCAAGGGTTTTCTTCAACAACAACAGCAGAACCTTGTGATTTGCAGAAAAAGGGTGGGaacttgtttttttgttttggactCAAATGCCCCTAGTACTCTTCATAACACTTTTTTCAACACTAGTGAGAAgggattatgatttttttttatgggaaAATTTCTAATGTTTTTTCATGTTGAGGTTTTTATTTATGTCTATCCgttgaaaaaaaatatcaaagagAGTGTTGGCCGTACATAACATACTATTTAATGCGTTGATAGAGAAATAAGAGATTAGTTTCACGACTATTGATTGTAGCGATACTTTGGTTAATACTAAAAAGGGAGTTATTATTGGTACCACCTCACATCCAATGAGAAAATACTCACCTTGATTCCCCACCACTTGACATCCTCCCTCCTTGACTCCTTCATTTTACTCTCACACCCCTCATACACATACCCATCTTCACTAGTCATCCTCACTCCTTTCCGTCGCTCTCTGTCACCCAATTCGCTATGTTGACGTTGTGGTTACACTTGTAAGTAAGTTGTCGTCGTTTATCACCATTTCTATTCTGCAAGTAAACACACTTTAAATGTGTTTGTCAGTTTGTCACTTTGTGTGTCATGTTCGTAGTTTAAATTGCGTTTTCTCTCGCACTTTTctcgcactttaaagtgcatcCGTTTCGCAATTTAAAGTGCgagcaaaaaaaatattaagcaTCTTTTTGAATTTTATGAATTTAAGGGTGACATGAATAGATGTGGGGTTACACAACAATTGTTGATAAAAAATCACCTTCAACTCAAATTGACGAGATTGCCCTTTTCTAGTATTACTACTAGTGTTGTGGTTAGTGACAAGTGGATGGATAAGAGGAAATGGGGCTTTTGGGAAGAAGCTGTGGTGTTTTCTGCATCCCTTCTTCTCTCCCTGTGAGAAGGAGATTTTGTACAACACTGGCTAAGAAGGAGGATTTTGAAGGGAAAAGCAGGTCCAAACAGAAACCCTTTTTGCCACTGAGGCTTTCAATATCAACTCTTGCTCGTGCTGCCATTGGAGTGTTTGGATTGGGGTTCATTGATGCCGGGTTAGCATTcttcttcgtttttctttctcTCGGTCTCATGTTTTATTGATTGTGGTTGTTTATGGGAAAGTTTTTCTTTCAGGTACAGTGGAGACTGGTCCAGGATTGGAGTGATATCAACGCAGGTTGAGGAATTGTTGAAGCTTGCAGCTTTTCTAGTGGTTCCCTTGTGTGTTTTTCTAATTGTTTCTCTGTCCAATGAACCAAATTCTTGAGCTTTGTACAGCTGTGACTTAATTCTCCATGCATAATCAATTTGTGGGTGTTATCATATTTCTTTTATAGCTTTTGTGATCTTTAACCAAACCGGCTATAAACTTCACAACGATAAACGtgcaaaaatcacttttcttatAAGAGTATCTAAACATAACAAACATTTACTataattcaattttattcaCAATCAATTATGACAATATGGATTTCAACAAGCAGTCACTCGGATTTCAAatattgattgattatgatgattgACCTACAAGAAAACGACTAAGTTTGGAAGATTGAGTTCTACCGGATGCATTTAGAAGAACTTTTTTAAGGAGGTGTTGATTTAAGGGAGGTAATGTTAGGAATTAAATCAAGCAAGGCACCACACTTCAAACTGAAATCTTACCTAAATATCAGCTTTaaattaggcttaattccagtttgggtccctgatgtttcagaaatgTGTGGTTTGcaccccccgtgtttaaaacgtgcggtcaaggtccctcatctatctaaaacgtgctaacgaagcccttccgttaacttccgtcagttgaccaaacggaaatggcTTTCATTAACTGACATGGCGCCCACGTGTAATTTGtgttattataaaatattttttacccAAAAAAATTTCTCCCCAACAGTTAAACCTAAACAAGCTGACATCAGAATGGATGGAAGGCTTTGAGCTTCTATTTCTGAGTGTGCTCATCTCACTCTCATTCTAACtctctctcaagtctcaaccaaGAGGGTCACTTCCTTCTCCAGGCCAAGTCTCAACTCTCAGACCCTTCCAATTCCTCTCCAATTGGAACCCAACCACCCCACCCCCTGCAACTGGAATGGCGTATCCTGCCACCGCCGTCACCTCCCTCCGCCAGAGGTCGCACGCGGTTTGGGCACGATGCTAGTGGGTGGTGACACGCGGATTTGTACGCGATTTAGGGAAGAAATCGCGGATCTGGGCGCGGGTTGGGGTGTGGTGCTTGGATCTGCAACTCTGAATAGAGAGGGCGCGCGGTGCAGAGAGTGGAGAAGCAGAGGCGCACGGAGATGGAACAGAGAGGGCGCGTGGTGCGAGGTAGAGGTGCACGAAGATGGAGGGAAAGATGAAACCAGTAGCTTTTCGAAAGATGGAGGGAACGAAGATGACCATAAGCTTCTCATAATCCTACTATGTTCTTGTTCTGATTTTTCTGAATTTGGGGGTTTAATTTTGTGGAAAACCAGAACTTGAAAAAGCTCTCTCATCGAGCTCTTCACAAATACAACTCGTTGGGGTCCGGGTTTGTAGTGGTGAAgagggagaagaggaggagggatTGGAGTTGGGGCTTTTGTGGTTGAAGATGAAGGGAGTGAAGACCTAGGAGAGGATGAGACATTGATGATTGTGAGGTTTTCAATTTGGATTTCTGGGTTGATGTTCAACTGGGGAgagatgaaggttgaagaaggagatggatGGAGGTTGAAGGAGATGGATGGAAAAAAAATGGGGGGTAATTGGGTTTGTTGGGGTCTAAATTGGGTGAAATTAGGGTTAGATTTGGGGGGAATCGGGTTTGTTGATTTTGGGGGAAAGggaaaaaaattcttaattaaATAGAAAATCCACGTCAGTTAATGAAAGTCATTTCTGTTTGGTCAACTGACGGAAGTTAACGGAAGGGCTTCGTTAGCACGTTTTAGATAGAtgagggaccttgaccgcacgttttaaacatGGGGGGTGCAAACCGCAcatttctgaaacatcagggacccaaactggaattaagcctttaaaTTATAAAGACTGTTTGCAATATTTGTTGACCTtaatttcaagtttttttttatacccATTTAGGGGCAACATGAATGAATTTTTATCTTAATTCATAAGAAGTTTGttcatgttttattttaaagtGTGTGCTAATCTTTGTTTGTGATAAATATTCTAACAAATCTTGCTTGAATATTAAGTTTTCATATGTTGCTTACTCAAATATTGAAGTCATTTGTCCTCATTTAGTGTCATCTTCTCTATTTCAGTCGCCGATTAAATTGTGTCATGTCATTTAAAAATCAGTAATGTAAGGTTATAATTGTTATACTCAATCTGATTAGTGGCTAAGGAGACATCAAAATGCTTCAAAGCTTACAAAAGGCAAATGCTGTACAAGTAATTTGTGTGCAATAAAGCTTTAATCCTCTTCCTCTCTCCCCTATGCATGAAAATGAggggttttaatttatttcacaCTCTCTTCTTCATTCTATTTTCACTCACGCTCTTTTATTCCTTTTTCTCTAGATGTGAGCGGATTTGGGGTGTTAAAAACAATTGGTAAAGTTAGTGTATGTAAGTTTTGGGGTATTTGGTTTGCATCTGTTACTGATATGACATTGTCATGACAGCAGAGAATCCATTTATCTGGAATATATTTCATATTAAAGTGCGTCTAATTGGATTGGCAGATTTGTTTTGCATTATATattctacattttttttatgCCTACGGACGAATAATAATTGACAATATATGCTTCACAAAATATGCggtttttatattattaaactGTCACAAATTCTGCGGATTAGGATCATGACTTTTATTGATCGTGAATCTACAGGAGTGTAACATGTTTTTAATTCTGTACATTGTAGAATATGGCATCCATATGAATAGTTTACAATACTTTTTTGCTATTTTGCTAACCTTTTCTAGGAGGTATTTTGTCCTCGACTCATTCCCATGAAGAGTTCAAGATTGATGTCAAATGTACAGAAATATGCTCCTATTGTTTTCTAGACAGAAATTGAATCCTAAGTTCCGAACTTTTAGATGCACATATGTAAAAGGTGCTCAGCTAGCCTATACATGTTCCCTTGAGAAAGTTCCTGCATATCTTTCTCCAGCACTTCTTGTCTGGCTCAGCTATCTGCAATTGAAGCTTCAAATCTTCCGCAAATTCTTCCTGTAATACAACAATAAGTGCTTAGACAATGATTATTTGATTTTAAACATATTAGTACTAATGTTAGTATACCTTTATAACATCCATATTGAGAAAACGATCAATCAGATTCAATAGTATATCTTTGGTAAACTCAGGATGACCCTGAATTCCAAGAATGTGATCTCCAACTGCAAACATTTCCACACCAATTTTGTTTGATGATGCAATCACTTCTGCTCCCAAAGGAATCTCATAAACCTCATCTTGATGTAGTTCAACGATGTTTAGGGATGCTGGCATTTCATGTTGATTTAGGTAGCTGTATGGAACTAGATCTTTCACAAAATGCACTTGTCTTATGCCAATATCCCACCCTGCGTTTGATCTGCCTACTCTTCCACCTAATGCCCTGCATAATACCTATAAGATCAAGAGTTCAAGACCATTGACAAACAATGTGTttgggtaaacaacttaattatgTTTTTATCACATAaacacttattcataagctaatttgataagcttattgaaataagcttaAAATTGATTATAGGTAGATATAAGCGTTTACTCATAAATTAATCTGAGCAGCTTATGAAAAAAAGTTCAAAATAACTTATATGATGAGTTATATTTATATAAACTCTCTCAAACATTTGCATGAGCTATCAAAGAAACTCAAATAAGTTCTTTCATATATGGCAAAAATTATAAACAATATTATCATTTTGAGATCATAATAATTTGTAGTTATTAATAGATTTGAAACATGGAAAGCCTTAGACTATTGGTTTTGAATTCTGGTAGTAGCTAATGgatttcaaaattgattcttggaaaagaaaaattgagaCAAGCATGCTTGAAAATGTGCCTGGTGGCCAAAACAAATGCCAAGAACTTTCTTCTCCATGGCATCAAGAATTTGCAACATGAAACACAGTTTGAGGATCCAGTAATCATTTCCAAAGGCATCATTGGAACTACCAGTGATCACAAACCCATCATATTTATGCAGCTCATTGAAGTCAGGGAATTCTTGTTCACAGACTCTAAACAAATCCCACCTCTCACCTACTTCCCCAAAAGCTTCTACATACACGTTGTAGTATCCACCATACACTTTCTTTACATAGTCAGAATCCTTGGCTGCTTGTAGCAGAGCATATCTTCTTCCTTCACTATTGATTGCCATCTTCAATAAGCTAGGCTGGCTTGAAATGAAGCTGAAGTGGCAGCAATAAGAGCCTCTAATTTGGAATCTAGAAAGTAGAATGAGTGCAATCAAATTGTTGCATGCTAATTTGCAGAGTTAGCGACCCTTTTTATAGATGCACTTGGTAATGGTTCCCCGTAAGAGGGGCCACAGGGAAGACAAACATATTCAAGCAGTGAATATCCCATTCCGATGGGCCTAGATCTCCTAACAGTGTAGTGAGAACACAGTCTCATCCATGTGTTTAAAGTGTAAGATCTTATAATGGAAAGAAGTTTGTTATGCCTAATTTTATTCTTCTCTAGGCATCGATCATACATCAAACCTCTTGTGTGGAGACACCTCACATGAACTTAGTTGTTGAGAGAAAGCATATATAAGCATTTGTTAAATGTCATTAGAAGTCTGTTATACCAAACTCATCTTCCTAAATCTCTTTGGAATTATGCAGTTGCTCATGCTACACATTaaataaaggcttaaataagtttttggttcctaacctttactaaatgcttggttttcgtccctcgtcgGAGCAAATGTGGGTTTTAGTctctaacctttgccaaaaggtttggttttcatccctccggagctctgggtcaacgccggagctccggtggcccatgtggcattgccacgtcagtttaatgagctgacgtggaaa
This window harbors:
- the LOC130714282 gene encoding uncharacterized protein LOC130714282 isoform X2, translated to MGLLGRSCGVFCIPSSLPVRRRFCTTLAKKEDFEGKSRSKQKPFLPLRLSISTLARAAIGVFGLGFIDAGGDWSRIGVISTQVEELLKLAAFLVVPLCVFLIVSLSNEPNS
- the LOC130716216 gene encoding gamma-glutamyl peptidase 5-like; the protein is MAINSEGRRYALLQAAKDSDYVKKVYGGYYNVYVEAFGEVGERWDLFRVCEQEFPDFNELHKYDGFVITGSSNDAFGNDYWILKLCFMLQILDAMEKKVLGICFGHQVLCRALGGRVGRSNAGWDIGIRQVHFVKDLVPYSYLNQHEMPASLNIVELHQDEVYEIPLGAEVIASSNKIGVEMFAVGDHILGIQGHPEFTKDILLNLIDRFLNMDVIKEEFAEDLKLQLQIAEPDKKCWRKICRNFLKGTCIG
- the LOC130714282 gene encoding uncharacterized protein LOC130714282 isoform X1, which codes for MGLLGRSCGVFCIPSSLPVRRRFCTTLAKKEDFEGKSRSKQKPFLPLRLSISTLARAAIGVFGLGFIDAGYSGDWSRIGVISTQVEELLKLAAFLVVPLCVFLIVSLSNEPNS